The Emys orbicularis isolate rEmyOrb1 chromosome 4, rEmyOrb1.hap1, whole genome shotgun sequence genomic sequence GGGATGTTCCTAGATTCTGTcaaactttccccctcccctttttcccTCCTCAGTGGATTCCATCTGTCTCAAGTGGGCACCCCCCAAACACAAGCAGGCCAAGATCTCCAAGAAGTGAAGGAACGGTGGGATACAGGACTCCAAATGACCCCTCAGTTGCATGAGGATGTGGGCTGCACCCTGCCTGACCATAGAGCACCAGAGCAAACGTCCAGCTGGGAGGACTGGGCGACCCAGCCGGCTGTGTGTCGTTCATTAGGCCAGCGCCGATTCAGCAGGGCTGGTGTCCTGTCGCATCTCATTCCCCTTGAGCGTTGCACGGCAGAATAGGCCCATAGCTGAGTTTTGCCCTCCCTAACAGCACTAGAAAAGGGGGTTCCCCACACCACTGCCAGGGTCTGCTGCCCAGCTAGTCAGTTGCGTGCTGCACGCCGGTCAATATCACCTTGGTGGGCTGGCTAATTTgtcggggggtgcagggaggaagtgggggtgcaggctgcttCAGAGGCTCtggtgggcagcagcagctgagtcGGGGGCAGGAGGAGTTACTCAGCTTGCaggaaaggggggggagagatgtCCATGGGTGCTAATGGGTTAATATGACAGCATGGCATCGGGTGTTCTCTGCTGGGCAAACACTCCTTGTCCAGCTGATCCCCATGGCTGGCAATACGGGGAAGCAGCGCTGGGGGAAGGTCCTGGTATAGCTGTGCAGGGAGACTGGATCTGTCACGCATGCCATGGAACAGGCCAGAGGCAGTGTGAGATTCCCTTCTAACCTACAATCAGCTCTGGCGCTGTGCACCTCCTTCCCTGAGCTGGGGTCTCTGCGCGGGGGGCAGAACACCGTAGCCCGGACttaccaccccacacacacatgcccccgacatgccccagctgctgcaggtagaACCCATTCTGGCCATGACGATGCCCCTTCTGCTGGGCCTCCTTCATGTGGGCGTCTCCCCACTAGGATCTCAGCTGGGTCCCCTCTGGAACCTTTCACGCCCCGGCTGCCACCCTGCTGCTGGGGTTCTTCCCCCCTGGCCTGCACTCCTTAGGCCAGGATTCCCCTCACCATCCAGGGCTCCCCATGCCCTGTCCCAGTTCTCTTTTCCCACCTCCACTGCTGGGATCCCTCCCTGATCTCCTATTCCAGACATCCTGGCCTCCCCGCAAGGGACTGGAGGAAAAGCAGGGACGTGGGGATGTCTGCTGAGTTTGGCTGGTCTCAATTCAGCAGCCAAGCGCTGCATGGGCCGAAGGCGTGGGGCGCCCTGGGCCAGGGATACACAGCAGATACTGTCTCAGGGCTCTAACCTCAGCACCGATCTCACACTCCTCCAATCCCTAGGCTGGGTCCACCAGCTGGAGGTGCAAGTAAGCGTTGCTGTCGAGGGGGCTGGAGCGTGGGGGAAGGGTTGGTGCAGACAGCCCCCAAGCCAGTCCCCACGGCTTCCCTGCACTCCTGCTCACTGCCTAGAGGtgtattttttctgttttaagaagcgtgtatttttcataaataaaaaggaaaagtcTGAACAACCCGTGGCGGTCAGGAAGCCTGCCTGGGACTGGTCACACAGAGGGTATGGTGCACACTTGAGCAGGATTgcccaggcaggggggtgcagatggtgggggaggggatcctgGTAGGTGCACAGCGTGGGGAGAACACCCTTGGGGGAGAGGGATCCTGGCCGGTGGGAAGCACAGAAGTTCATTCCAGGCTGTATTCAGCCGTCCCATCACTGCCCCAGCCACTCCCCTAAGAGTTAAGACCTCCCCGCACCCAGCCAGCTCAGTGCAGGTGCCTCCCCACCGAGACGCCTCtccctgaccctgccagcaggttccTTGGACCAGCTCCAACCCGGATTCACCGGGTGTATTagcactgcccagccctggaTTAACTGTTCCCAACACCCAACCTCTTGGCCAGCAAAACAAGGTGTAGCCAGATGTGGCCCATCCTTCGCTTTGTGGGGCAGGACCCCTGTAACTGAGTTCTGGGTGTCAGGACACCTGGCTTCTAGCCccaactctgggaggggggtggggattcctgggttctagctccgcctctgggaggggggtggggctgggcgctTGGATGCCGGGGTTctagcccgagctctgggaggggagtgaggtttAGAGGTTAGAACAGCACAAAacctttacaaaaaaaataacagAGCCTTTCCCATAATACAGGGCTAACACTCTCTTTATTAAACCCTCCCTCTGGAGTCAAACAGCTCTTCCATGCCCCACCCCTGACTTAGAACAAGCGGGAGGAGGCAGACAGTCCCATGTGCTAACAGCCCCTAGCTCACATCTGGGCACGTGTGATGAACTCCGCTCCCTTTAGAACCTGCCCTCCCTCAGTGACTCTCCCCAGGTGGAAAAACCAGCTGTGCTGGTGCCACACGGCCCAGCCCTGGGGGTTCGGCTGACTCTGAGGAGCCGAGAGCTTCCTGCCAGACGTGTCACATTAGATCCTGGCGGCTTGACTCATGCCGGGACTGAAACCCGGCTGTTTCTGCGTGACGTGGGTAAAAGGACGAGGGGAACATTTCCCAGAACACCCCTCTTCTGGGGCCAATCTGCCTCCTCCCAGAATCCTTTGGGGACAACCACAGTCAAAGGGCTGTCCGGGCAGACACCCTGAAAATAGCCTTCTGGGGAGGGGAAGTAGGGGGCAAAATCCAGTTCTACTGGGGTATCCGCCACCAAGTCGCTATGATCACAGTGGTGGATCCCGTGCCCTCAAGATCCCCTTCCCGCCTTGCATCTCTACACTTGGAGTTGGCGGGGGTAGGGTTACCCTGCCTGGACCAGGCTCAGAaaggcccagcagagcagccaggGGGCCAGGAGATGAGCAGCTGCCCTGGAGCACAGCCCCTCCTCAGAGACCGGCTCCAGATCCACGCTCACGTCGCTCAGCTCCACCTCTGGGACGATCTCCTTGATCCAGGCAGCATGGGCCGAGGCGCGGGTATAGACTCCGGGCCGGTTGGCGGCCCCACATGCTTCCCCCCAGCTCACCACTCCAGCCAGCAGCCAGACACTACCCACTTGGCAGGAGAGGGGTCCCCCGGAGTCTCCCTGGAAAAATCAGGGTGAGAAGAGGAAGATAGGGAGCTTGTCAGGCTGCCCTACGAGGTGTCATGGTGACAGAACCGggcctgggaacgggttggggaGCTGCCTACCGCTAGGGCCCTGATTCTCACAGAGTGGGGCCCTGGGAGTCAGAGTGAGGCTGGACGGGTTGGCATGACCCTGGGTGCCAGAGTGAGGCTCAGGGGCTGGCGTGAGCCTTGATCCCAGAGCGAGACTCAGGCGTTGGCGTGAGCCTCGATCCCAGAGCGAGGCTTGGGAGAGGTTTGCAGGACCCTGTTGGCCAGAACTCAGGCGTCTGCAGTACCGGAGGCAGAAAGGACGTTGCCGTGAACAGGGCTGCTGCCAGCTCGGTGCCCTGAAGTCACGTCAATTCCCTGATCGTGACAGAGCAGCACAACacaggaaacaaacaggaacaaTAAGGGGATGGGGCGGGAAACCCAAGTCTTTGAAATCTGGGGACCATCCTGCTGAGTTTGGGAGGGGGGCAAGACGCCCCTGGACTGCCTTAGCGGGGGTGGGGGTCCCATGCTGCGCTGACCTTGAGAGCAGGGGCGCTATAGGGCAGGGAGTACGTGAAGTAGCAGGCAGAAGAACAGCAGGCTGGCAGTGAGGATGTGGGAGGTAGCGTGGTCCGATGGCTGGTTGGGGGAGATTGGCCGGGGCCAGTCGGGATGGGGCTGGATGCCGTCATAGGGGCCAGGCCGACTGGTGGTgttgggacacagcccctcctccgAGACTGGCTCCTGATTCACGCGCACGTCGCTGATCTCCACCGCCGGGATGATCTGTTTAATCCAGGCTGTGTGGGCCGAGGTGCGGGTGTAGACGCCAGGCCGGTTGGGGGACCCGCACGCGTCCCCCCAGCTCACCACCCCAGCTAACAGCCAGGCATTGCCCACACGGCAGGAGAGGGGTCCCCCGGAGTCACCCTGAAAGaacagggtggggagagggaaatggTATTAGGAGGGGGATTGGTGGCAGGAGTGGGATACAAATGACTGGTTATTACAAAGCTTAGCCGTGGTGGGTGGAGActggcagagcgggggtgggggcctTGAGGTCAAAGGTCAAGGAGTGGCACCTAAGCCCAGAAGGGATGGAAAATCTACAGCCCAACCATTGGGCCAATGCTCATAGTACCCAGCACTGACTCCCAGTAGCCCCACCCTTAGTGCCATGCACAGATGGATGCCCAGCATCCCGCTCACCTGGCAGGCGTCCTTCTTGCCCTCAGCGTAGCCCGCACACATCATGTCGTCCTGGATCACGTGGGGATCTGCTGGGTTGGCGTTGATCTTGTAGAGGCAGCGGCAGGTCTCAAGCCCAATCACTGGcacctccagctgctgcagggtctTGGGATTGGGCAGGCTGACTGCATGGGGGAAAAGAAATCAGCCAAGTCCGAGTGGGCAGCTGACTCCTCAGTAAGGTGGGGAAAAGGGAGCCACCGGGGGGCGCtgtggtgagggggtggggaacgGGCCAAGGGACTCACTCCACAGTAGTCCAGGCTCTAAGCCAGACttaggggggaagggggattgaTGTGAGTCCAGATCCCAGAGCAAGGCTCAGGGGCTGGTACACACCCGAAAATCATCCCTGCAGTTTCAACTGAACACACAATTCACCTTCACTTCCTCTCCAAAATTGTTGGCAGCTGTTATCCAGCTACCCCACCCCAGacacagctgcatctcagcaccaggcgaGCCATCCCCCTGTGACATTGCTGGGCAGCTGTTATCCAGCTGCCCGACCCCAGacacagctgcatctcagcgccaggcAAGTCATCCCCATGTGCGACATCATTACGCAGCTGCCTCGccccagagctggctgtattAACCCTTCACTCACCAGAGGTAAGCACATTCCCCCAGCCAGTCACAGTGCAGGTCATGCCGCTGGGGAAGCTGACGGAAGCGGACGGCAGGCAGATGGGGCGAATGCTACGCGTATAGGAGACGGACTCTTTCAATTTCACCAGCGCAAGGTCCCCGCCGGAGCCCTCATCCGTGTAGCCGGGGTTCTTGTTGGCCTGCTCCACCCCAACCACCTTGATGGCAGCTGAGGGGCTGGTCAGCTGGAAGGCTCCCAGCGTCACCTCATAGTCGGTGATGGGGTTTTCCCTGTAAGGTGGGGGAAAGAGATGTGGGACCTCAGCAAGGAGAGAAGCCAGCACCTCAGGCTGCAGAAAGCTTCAGCTAATGGGGAATCTCCCTTAGATAGCAGCAATGTAGGGGCAAGGACACACGCCATGTGGCGGCAGAGTCTATGCTGTAGAGGGTAGTGGTACACATACACATTGGGAATGGGCTCTAGTGAGTTAGAGTGGGGGAGCCTGggaatcagggctcctgggttttCTCCCTGGCTCGGGGAGCTCAGTGAGGTCTAGTGGGTTATGGGGAGGGGGCTAGGAATCAGAACGCCTAGATTCTCATTCTATCCTCATTCTGGGACTGGAGTTTAGGTGGttagagatggggtgggggcgggagtcaggattcctgggttctatctctggtTCTAgtaggggagtggggtccagcagtTTAGAGTAGGGGCAGCTGGGAGTCTGTCCATAGAAACCCAATCAAACAGGTTTAGGGTCAGAAAGGGATGGAAGATGCAGACTCCTCCTGACTAGTCCagtttcccacccccaccccccgccccaagtaACTCTCagagcctggcccagcccagatGACCCTGTACTTACGGTGGGAAGCAGTGCGCTGCAGTGATCACCCACTGGGGGGAAATGAGGGAGCCGCCACACACATGAACACCCTGAAAATTCAGGCTGACTTGCCAAGGCCACTGCCCGGCCTGTGCGTCTGTGCCCCCCACAATCCGTCCCATGATAGCACTTCCACACGTTCCTGCACGGGAGCAGAGCAGCAGTGAGTGAATCAGAAACAGCCCCtcgctctaaccattagaccccattCCTCTCTTAGAgcctgggctagaacccaggagtcctgactccccaccccaccccctgctctaatctGTTAGACCCCACCCCTCTCTCAGATTTGGGGACAAAACCCATGAGGCCCAAAACATAtttttggttggttttggttttaggTTGCTCAGCTTTTCCACAAAAGCATCTAAATTTTCTGTAGAGAACAGACCtttcggggtggggggagaaatttggttgaaaacccaatttttgcCATCCAAAACGTTTTGAGAGACCATTTGCAACACAACTTCCCAACACAAACGTAAcccagactaagggcttgtctacacttgaaacgctacaGCGGTGTAGACGCTACCTAGACCAATGGAAGAGTCTCTCCCGTCGCTGTACTTAATCCATCTCCCCGAAAGGCAGCAGCtaggtcaatgaaagaattcttctgtcgacgcagcgctgtccacaccaggggttaggtcggcttaaatATGCCGCTCGGGGGgtagatttttcacatccctgagcgaggttgctgggttgacctaactttttaatgTAGACCTGACCCCTCAGGGAGGATAGATGTTCAttccctttcccctctggggggcgcCGTCATTCCCTTAGTGGCTGGCTTACATATGAGGTTAATGAGCCTACAATAGGTGCAAGTCAAGGGAGCTGCTCCCTTAGCTCCACTGGTAGCAGCTCATGCCTTAAACTCAGGAGATGGTGGGCTCAAATCCTCCCATCACTATGGGGGCTGGTTATACTGAACACAAAGATCCCCTATTGATGCTGACACCTGGCTACACAAATAACCACCAAGGAAAACGACACTAGCTGAATAA encodes the following:
- the PRSS8 gene encoding prostasin, whose translation is MGAPLGALLCLLLSLGVQETYGQSGTCGSAIMGRIVGGTDAQAGQWPWQVSLNFQGVHVCGGSLISPQWVITAAHCFPPENPITDYEVTLGAFQLTSPSAAIKVVGVEQANKNPGYTDEGSGGDLALVKLKESVSYTRSIRPICLPSASVSFPSGMTCTVTGWGNVLTSVSLPNPKTLQQLEVPVIGLETCRCLYKINANPADPHVIQDDMMCAGYAEGKKDACQGDSGGPLSCRVGNAWLLAGVVSWGDACGSPNRPGVYTRTSAHTAWIKQIIPAVEISDVRVNQEPVSEEGLCPNTTSRPGPYDGIQPHPDWPRPISPNQPSDHATSHILTASLLFFCLLLHVLPAL